TTTTTATATAACACTACAAAAGGAGAATATATGTTACACGAATACCGAGATGTCATTGCAAAATTGAAAGTTGAAGATAAATACTTCGAAAAAATGTTCGAAAAACATAATGCCTTGGATGAAGAGATTGCCCAATTAGAGAAAAATATGGCCGATCAATTTGAAATTGAAAAAATGAAAAAAGAGAAATTAAAACTCAAAGACCAAGTCTATTCTCACATCATGACTTATAAAAAAGAAAATAACTTATAATATTATAAACAGGGGCTTTAAGGCTCTTGTTTTACTTACAATTACTTTTTTGAAATAATTATCAATTATTACAATAAACCCTAAGGCTTTTTTGGGTAAAATCTAACTAATTTATATGTATAAGGTAAAATTTAATGGAAAATCTTTTTCAAGACCAAGATATCGTAGATGTAAAAATTGAGGATTCGGTAAAAGCCTCATATTTAGACTACTCAATGAGTGTTATCATTGGGCGAGCACTGCCGGATGCAAAAGATGGTTTGAAACCTGTTCATAGAAGAATTTTGTATGCAATGCACGATTTGAACTTGAGTTCAAAAGCTTCGTATAAGAAGTCAGCACGTATTGTTGGGGACGTTATTGGTAAGTATCACCCACACGGGGACAGTTCAGTGTACGATGCCTTAGTCCGTATGGCGCAAGACTTCTCTATGAGAGCACCATTGGTTGACGGACAAGGAAACTTTGGTTCAGTCGATGGAGACAACGCTGCGGCAATGAGATATACCGAAGCTCGTATGGCTAAAATTGCTGAAGATATTTTAAAAGATATCGATAAAGATACAGTGAACTTCGTACCAAACTATGATGATACGGTAAAAGAACCAGCGGTTCTTCCTACAAGAGTACCCACTCTACTTTTAAATGGGAGTGAAGGTATTGCCGTTGGTATGGCAACAAAAATTCCACCACACAACTTAGGGGAGTTATTAGACGCTATTTTACACACGATAGATAACCCAGAAGTAACTGCAGATGAGTTAATGGAGTTTGTCCAAGGTCCAGACTTCCCAACTGGGGGTACGATTTTTGGACGACGAGGAATCATCGATGCGTACAACACAGGACGAGGTCGAGTTAAGATTCGAGCGAAACACCACATTGAAACAAAAGGTAAAAAAGAGATCATCGTTTTAGATGAACTCCCTTACCAAGTGAACAAAGCACGACTGATTGAGCAAATTGCAACTTTAGCAAAAGAGAAACAAATCGAAGGAATTTCTGAAGTCAGAGATGAGTCGGACAGAGACGGAATTCGAGTTGTTATTGAGCTTAAAAAAGATGCCATGGGAGAGATTGTTTTAAACAACTTATACAAATCTACGCCTCTTGAAACAACCTTTGGTATTATTCTTTTAGCTGTACACAACAAAGAACCAAAAGTGTTTAATTTACCTGAGTTATTAAACATCTTCTTATCACACCGAAAAACAGTGATTATTCGAAGAACCATTTTTGACTTAGAGAAAGCAAAAGCAAGAGCACACATCTTAGAGGGTCTTAAAATTGCAGTTGATAACATTGATGAAGTGGTTAAAATTATCCGAGCTTCAGCAAACGATTCAGAAGCACGAGAGAAATTAAGAGAACGATTTGAATTAAGTGAAATTCAATCACAAGCGATTTTAGATATGAGACTGGGAAGACTTACTGGTCTTCAAATTGAAAAACTTGAAGCAGAGTATGCAGAGCTCATGGCACTGATTGCTGAGCTTGAAGCGATTTTAAAATCTGAAGAGAGACTCAATGAAATCATCAGAGAAGAGTTGGTTGAAGTTAAAGAGAAGTATGCAACTGACAGATTAACTGAGATTGAAGACTCATATGATGAGATTGACATTGAAGACCTTATTCCAAATGAGCCAATGGTTGTCACCATTACGCATAACGGATACGTAAAACGTGTGCCGATTAAATCATACGAAAAACAACGACGAGGTGGAAAAGGTAAAGTTGCCGTAACGACACACGATGATGACTTTATTGAACGATTCTTT
This genomic window from Candidatus Marinarcus aquaticus contains:
- a CDS encoding YdcH family protein; amino-acid sequence: MLHEYRDVIAKLKVEDKYFEKMFEKHNALDEEIAQLEKNMADQFEIEKMKKEKLKLKDQVYSHIMTYKKENNL
- the gyrA gene encoding DNA gyrase subunit A, which codes for MENLFQDQDIVDVKIEDSVKASYLDYSMSVIIGRALPDAKDGLKPVHRRILYAMHDLNLSSKASYKKSARIVGDVIGKYHPHGDSSVYDALVRMAQDFSMRAPLVDGQGNFGSVDGDNAAAMRYTEARMAKIAEDILKDIDKDTVNFVPNYDDTVKEPAVLPTRVPTLLLNGSEGIAVGMATKIPPHNLGELLDAILHTIDNPEVTADELMEFVQGPDFPTGGTIFGRRGIIDAYNTGRGRVKIRAKHHIETKGKKEIIVLDELPYQVNKARLIEQIATLAKEKQIEGISEVRDESDRDGIRVVIELKKDAMGEIVLNNLYKSTPLETTFGIILLAVHNKEPKVFNLPELLNIFLSHRKTVIIRRTIFDLEKAKARAHILEGLKIAVDNIDEVVKIIRASANDSEAREKLRERFELSEIQSQAILDMRLGRLTGLQIEKLEAEYAELMALIAELEAILKSEERLNEIIREELVEVKEKYATDRLTEIEDSYDEIDIEDLIPNEPMVVTITHNGYVKRVPIKSYEKQRRGGKGKVAVTTHDDDFIERFFVTNTHDTLMFVTNMGQLYWLKVYRIPEGSRTAKGKAVVNLINLRPDEKIMEIIPTTDFDESKSLAFFTRNGVVKRTSLSEFSNIRSNGVRAIVLDDADEIVTAKITNPESQYLMIFTSLGQCIRFDIEKTREQGRSTRGVRGIKFKHDSDFVVDANVVDNIEQELLTVSEKGIGKRTTVEEYRETNRAGSGVISMKLSNKTGNVVGAVLVDETQDLMALTSIGKMIRVDMNTIRKAGRNTSGVIIVNVDAKDKVVSIAKCPKEDDDELDIESADTMDGIDLNEFNLDLTNTDEKGNEE